Proteins encoded within one genomic window of Cyanobacteriota bacterium:
- a CDS encoding DUF1822 family protein yields the protein MQSVSRRPEYDQAAQKWDMERLFDDLLTVKQRMKPRAKTLSAFEMDYLCLLLAGYKPQDIANKINWQIAGLRAELSKGLYQYITELADRAIEDWRDVIIALEEAGYKRRKPQRMMVIIIDDTDAMETENIVSRLNQLVGDRSFKVLKTEIGSLILHLEGSDDAYNRIETLFNQGQLSEQLGYSVRKIYYTDVSAYDKLENPVCEEVVKPLGTTTPASPTPEHLSRWLQNVFDAGWQTMQDLFAAPIMAPAYATRNLPVFPSSDPNPRERHTEITTLIDHIYSADSTALKEAAARRLGVIGRDSVEAIAALIHLIRVSQDDHLRWVAADSLGMIDPDNVAVGVRRVKDLSMLLTSHALALMVAVMEKGSTGIAIMVRIYPLRGQRFLPDDVVLTVIDETGETFLEARSRRIDDYLQLHFSGQLGEPFSVRVSLGDVGITQNFVI from the coding sequence ATGCAGTCAGTATCACGGCGACCAGAGTATGATCAGGCCGCCCAGAAATGGGATATGGAACGGTTGTTTGATGATTTGCTCACGGTTAAACAGCGTATGAAGCCCAGGGCTAAAACCCTTTCTGCCTTTGAGATGGATTACCTCTGTCTATTGTTGGCTGGTTATAAGCCCCAAGACATTGCTAATAAGATTAATTGGCAAATTGCAGGGCTGAGAGCAGAACTCTCAAAAGGACTGTATCAATATATTACCGAGCTGGCAGACAGGGCCATCGAAGACTGGCGAGATGTAATTATTGCTCTAGAGGAAGCTGGCTACAAGCGACGTAAGCCCCAACGGATGATGGTAATTATTATTGATGACACAGACGCTATGGAAACCGAAAACATTGTGAGTCGCTTGAATCAGCTTGTGGGCGATCGTTCCTTCAAGGTTCTGAAAACAGAAATTGGTAGCTTGATTCTCCATTTAGAAGGTTCAGACGATGCCTACAACCGCATCGAAACCTTGTTTAATCAAGGCCAGTTGAGCGAGCAGTTGGGCTATTCAGTACGGAAGATTTATTACACCGATGTCAGTGCCTACGATAAGCTAGAGAACCCTGTTTGTGAAGAGGTTGTCAAGCCCCTAGGAACCACAACTCCTGCCTCCCCAACCCCTGAGCACCTGAGCCGATGGCTTCAGAATGTATTCGATGCCGGTTGGCAGACCATGCAAGACTTGTTTGCCGCGCCCATAATGGCACCTGCCTATGCCACCCGCAATTTGCCTGTATTTCCCTCCTCAGACCCAAACCCAAGGGAGCGGCATACTGAGATTACTACTCTGATTGATCACATTTATTCTGCTGATTCAACAGCTCTGAAGGAAGCTGCTGCCCGTCGGTTAGGGGTCATTGGTCGGGATAGTGTGGAGGCGATCGCCGCTCTGATTCACCTGATACGAGTTAGTCAAGACGACCATCTGCGCTGGGTTGCTGCCGACAGCTTAGGCATGATTGACCCAGATAACGTTGCAGTAGGTGTGCGCCGGGTCAAGGACTTGAGCATGTTATTGACCAGTCATGCCCTAGCTCTGATGGTGGCTGTGATGGAAAAGGGATCAACAGGGATTGCCATTATGGTGCGCATCTATCCCCTGCGGGGACAACGCTTTTTGCCCGATGATGTGGTGTTGACTGTCATAGATGAAACAGGAGAGACGTTTCTAGAGGCTCGATCGCGCCGCATTGACGATTACCTGCAACTTCACTTCAGCGGACAACTTGGTGAACCCTTCAGTGTGCGAGTCTCCTTAGGAGATGTGGGAATTACCCAAAATTTTGTCATTTAA
- a CDS encoding MASE1 domain-containing protein encodes MRKFSPFLKQISLFKLLGLTVAYFIVAKISLAFATLPGGVTPIWFPAGVALGGVLLIGDSALLTIVIAGLLLHTGSHGISPVHILGGLSIGTGNMLTAAIQVWLLRWHCHRQQQPLSRLLNRTQTIVWFVMVAIVTPPVSATIGVMTLCLTRIVPWSVYNSLYWTWSTSNTFGVLIVTPLFLSWLSSKKPFTGLSWQRWLEIIVLGILMGSISRLAFWQNVPSEYMLIPLLVWSVFRFGQRGATLIVVLVSIIAISGIIYTVQTDPDRSLNLTLLFLQSFVGVVTLTTLILSATVLERQQAETELKQANQNLQAMAAQLQASNLALEKANAELEHRVRERTAALQAEQQKAEDLLLNILPGSIASRLKQQHNPIADGFENVTVLFADIVNFTDLSSQVSPQELVGLLNQIFSTFDRLSEEYQVEKIKTIGDAYMAVGGLPDPNPNHAVAVANMALAMQTAIQTFVSKDGRRFRIRIGINTGPIVAGVIGTKKFIYDLWGDTVNVASRMESHGEPGQIQVSAATYEYLKHQFILEERGMIPIKGRGAMSTYWLKGKR; translated from the coding sequence ATGAGAAAATTCTCACCGTTCCTGAAGCAGATCAGTCTGTTCAAACTCCTAGGGCTGACTGTTGCCTATTTTATCGTTGCTAAGATTTCTCTTGCCTTTGCTACCCTCCCTGGAGGGGTGACACCCATCTGGTTTCCAGCAGGAGTAGCATTGGGTGGGGTGTTGCTCATAGGGGACTCAGCATTGCTGACGATCGTAATCGCTGGATTACTACTTCATACTGGTTCCCACGGTATTTCACCAGTCCATATCCTAGGTGGGCTGAGCATCGGCACCGGAAATATGTTGACGGCAGCTATCCAGGTTTGGCTGTTGCGATGGCACTGTCACCGGCAACAACAACCCCTCTCTCGGTTACTCAACCGGACTCAAACCATTGTCTGGTTTGTGATGGTAGCAATAGTAACTCCACCTGTGAGCGCTACGATCGGGGTCATGACTCTATGCCTAACCAGAATTGTGCCTTGGTCAGTCTATAACTCCCTATACTGGACTTGGTCTACCTCCAATACTTTTGGTGTTTTGATCGTCACACCACTATTTTTGTCATGGTTGAGTAGCAAGAAACCATTTACTGGCCTCTCTTGGCAGCGCTGGCTAGAAATCATAGTGTTAGGCATTTTGATGGGGAGTATCAGTCGCCTAGCATTTTGGCAGAATGTGCCCTCGGAATATATGCTGATTCCACTGTTGGTATGGTCAGTATTTCGCTTTGGGCAGCGCGGTGCAACCCTGATCGTGGTTTTGGTCTCAATCATTGCCATTTCAGGGATCATCTACACCGTGCAAACCGACCCTGATCGCTCCCTTAACCTTACCCTGCTCTTTCTCCAATCCTTCGTAGGGGTGGTAACATTAACAACATTAATCCTCTCCGCTACGGTGCTAGAGCGCCAGCAAGCTGAGACTGAACTCAAGCAAGCTAACCAGAACCTGCAAGCGATGGCCGCCCAACTGCAAGCCTCTAACTTGGCTCTAGAAAAAGCCAACGCAGAGTTAGAGCACCGGGTGCGGGAGCGCACTGCTGCCCTGCAAGCCGAACAGCAAAAGGCAGAAGATTTACTGCTCAATATTCTCCCTGGTTCCATTGCTAGCCGCCTTAAGCAGCAACATAATCCAATTGCCGATGGCTTTGAGAACGTAACTGTATTATTTGCTGATATTGTCAACTTTACTGACCTGTCGAGCCAAGTCTCTCCCCAAGAGTTGGTAGGGCTGCTGAACCAAATCTTCTCAACCTTCGATCGGCTGTCAGAGGAATATCAAGTGGAGAAAATTAAGACGATCGGTGATGCCTATATGGCTGTAGGTGGTCTACCTGACCCTAACCCTAACCATGCTGTGGCAGTGGCTAACATGGCCTTGGCCATGCAAACGGCTATTCAGACTTTTGTCTCTAAGGATGGCAGACGGTTCAGGATTCGGATTGGTATCAACACGGGGCCGATCGTTGCCGGAGTGATTGGCACTAAGAAGTTTATCTACGACCTCTGGGGCGACACCGTTAATGTGGCTAGTCGCATGGAGTCCCACGGTGAACCGGGACAAATTCAAGTTTCGGCTGCAACCTATGAGTACCTCAAGCATCAGTTCATCCTAGAAGAACGAGGGATGATTCCCATTAAAGGGAGAGGCGCAATGAGTACCTACTGGCTCAAGGGCAAAAGATAG